Proteins from a single region of Papaver somniferum cultivar HN1 unplaced genomic scaffold, ASM357369v1 unplaced-scaffold_79, whole genome shotgun sequence:
- the LOC113344687 gene encoding protein TOC75-3, chloroplastic-like yields the protein MAAFCSSTGQFVNPSFNTSSPPSTSSSSSSSRPRRKLLAPTTTALSAFHSSSSPQIQCEKLSTNSKPKSPKPLKPQSFLTKTLILSAATASLFHFSGGGGGGWNGGGGGGGGGGGGGGGGGSDFWAKLFSPSANATEEETQEWDFHGLPANILVQLSKLSGFKKYKISEILFFDKRKGVTIGTDDSFFEMVSLRPGGVYTKAVLNKELETLATCGMFERVDLEMKTKPDGTLAVTISFTESTWQSADSFRCINVGLLPQAKPIEMDADMTDKEKAEFFRNQDKDYRKRIDKARPCLLPIPIQREVLQMLREQGKVSARMLQKIRDRVQKWYHDEGYACAQVVNFGNLNTKEVVCEVVEGDITQLVIQFQDKLGNVCEGNTDLAVVRRELPKQLRQGHVFNIEAGKLALRNINSLALFSNIEVNPRPDEKNDGGIVVEIKLKELEQQNAEVSTEWSIVPGRQGRPTLASIQPGGTVTIEHRNLQGLNRSIIGSITTSNFIDPQDDLAFKFEYVHPYLDGVKDPRNRTFRSSCFNSRKLSPVFTGGPGVDEVPPIWVDRAGVKANITENFTRQSKFTYGLVLEKITTRDESSHISQNGQRQLPNGGISADGPPTTLSGTGVDKMGFFQANITRDNTKFVNGAIVGERNVFQVDQGLFVGSKFPFFNRHQLTYTKFVQLKPVEEGADKPPPPVLVLHGHYGGCIGDLPSYDAFTLGGPYSVRGYNMGELGACRNILEVAAELRVPVRNTHVYAFVEHGNDLGSSKDLKGNPTEFYRRAGNGSSYGVGAKLGLVRAEYAVDHNSGTGAIFLRFGERF from the exons ATGGCTGCATTCTGCTCTTCCACAGGGCAGTTTGTAAACCCTAGTTTCAATAcatcttctcctccatcaacctcatcatcatcatcttcttcacgaCCCAGGCGCAAATTATTAGCACCCACCACCACTGCACTCTCAGCATTTCACTCCTCCTCATCTCCTCAAATCCAATGTGAAAAACTCTCTACTAACTCAAAACCCAAATCCCCAAAACCCTTGAAACCCCAATCTTTCCTCACCAAAACCCTTATCCTCTCCGCTGCAACCGCTTCTCTTTTTCACTTCtccggtggcggcggcggtggttggaatggcggcggcggcggaggtgggggtggaggtggtggtggaggaggagggGGTTCTGATTTCTGGGCGAAATTGTTTTCTCCTTCAGCAAATGCGACGGAAGAGGAAACCCAAGAGTGGGATTTCCATGGGTTACCAGCTAACATTTTAGTTCAATTGAGTAAACTGAGTGGATTCAAGAAATATAAGATTTCTGAGATTTTGTTCTTCGATAAACGGAAGGGTGTGACTATTGGTACCGATGATTCGTTCTTTGAGATGGTATCTCTGAGACCAGGTGGTGTTTATACAAAAGCTGTTTTGAACAAAGAACTTGAGACATTAGCTACTTGTGGTATGTTTGAGAGAGTTGATTTGGAGATGAAGACGAAACCAGATGGCACATTGGCTGTAACGATATCGTTTACAGAGAGTACATGGCAATCGGCTGATTCGTTTAGGTGTATTAATGTTGGGTTGTTGCCACAAGCGAAGCCGATTGAAATGGATGCTGATATGACTGATAAGGAGAAGGCTGAGTTTTTTAGGAATCAAGATAAGGATTATAGGAAGAGAATTGATAAGGCGAGGCCGTGTCTGTTGCCAATTCCTATTCAGAGGGAGGTCTTGCAAATGCTCAGGGAGCAAG GTAAGGTAAGTGCCCGTATGCTTCAAAAGATTCGTGACCGTGTTCAGAAATGGTACCATGATGAAGGGTATGCTTGCGCACAAGTGGTGAATTTTGGTAATCTGAATACGAAGGAGGTTGTGTGTGAAGTTGTAGAAGGGGATATTACTCAATTGGTTATACAGTTCCAAGATAAGCTTGGGAATGTCTGTGAAGGAAACACGGATCTTGCTGTTGTTAGAAGAGAATTGCCCAAACAG CTTCGACAAGGTCATGTGTTTAACATAGAAGCAGGAAAGCTAGCTCTGAGGAATATAAACTCCCTTGCATTGTTTTCTAATATTGAAGTGAACCCACGACCAGATGAAAAGAACGATGGGGGAATCGTAGTTGAAATAAAGCTTAAGGAACTTGAGCAACAGAATGCAGAAGTGAGCACAGAGTGGAGTATCGTACCAGGACGTCAAGGTCGTCCTACCCTG GCTTCAATCCAACCTGGTGGTACTGTTACAATTGAGCATCGGAATCTCCAAGGGCTGAACAGATCCATAATTGGGTCAATAACTACCAGTAACTTCATTGATCCTCAG GATGATCTTGCTTTCAAGTTTGAATACGTACATCCGTATCTTGATGGCGTAAAAGATCCTCGCAACAGGACCTTCCGTTCAAGCTGTTTCAACAGTCGTAAACTAAGCCCAGTCTTCACAGGAGGGCCAGGGGTTGATGAGGTTCCACCTATATGGGTTGATCGAGCTGGTGTGAAAGCCAATATAACAGAG AACTTCACCCGTCAAAGCAAATTCACTTATGGTCTGGTGTTGGAGAAAATCACTACCCGTGATGAAAGTAGCCATATATCTCAAAATGGTCAGCGGCAGTTGCCAAATGGAGGAATCAGTGCAGATGGACCTCCCACAACTCTCAGTGGCACAGGTGTTGACAAAATGGGATTCTTCCAAGCAAACATCACACGGGATAACACCAAGTTTGTTAATGGTGCAATTGTTGGTGAGAGGAATGTGTTTCAG GTAGACCAAGGGCTCTTTGTTGGAAGCAAATTCCCATTCTTTAACCGCCACCAGTTGACATACACCAAATTCGTCCAGTTGAAGCCGGTTGAAGAAGGTGCTGATAAACCACCACCACCTGTTCTAGTCCTCCATGGTCACTATGGTGGCTGTATCGGAGACCTCCCAAGTTATGATGCCTTCACACTTGGTGGGCCTTACTCTGTTCGGGGTTACAACATGGGTGAACTTGGAGCTTGCAGAAACATTCTTGAG GTGGCGGCTGAGCTGCGGGTACCTGTGAGAAACACTCATGTATACGCATTTGTTGAGCATGGAAATGATTTGGGTAGCTCAAAGGACTTAAAGGGAAACCCAACAGAATTTTACCGGCGTGCAGGTAATGGCTCCTCATATGGTGTTGGTGCAAAGCTAGGTCTTGTACGAGCTGAATACGCCGTGGATCACAATTCTGGGACAGGGGCAATTTTCTTACGGTTTGGTGAGAGATTCTGA
- the LOC113344621 gene encoding F-box/kelch-repeat protein At3g06240-like: MELKKKEGSYFPEEILEEIFFRLPRKSLLRFKCLSKLFYTLIGSRNFQNRHRELLNLKDNPWVDLYDDYKKSNRWYTVDYKSVSSLLPLLASSSSEATMSCDCHVFADRVMDYPSVFQDYDKVKNWSSYRDLHWISTTKGSCEEFYIWNSVTQGCEKIPMTREVKIKNLDGYGFGYDNKTDDYKLVMVAANWATKCSDVEVYTLGTKSWRRIESIPYSLDYPRYYLEGVKFNGALHWLAHAFEEGYVYTKLVSFDIVHEKFEELALPEAPMPYLEEPLEDNTFNMRLGVFEGCLCLVFHVFSIRVDVWMMQEYGVRESWVKCFASCLENLTTSKQSRLLWYYFKNSETLWKDYNCGDLVLYDPNNKIFRKLILDSDSAKGEL, encoded by the coding sequence ATggagttgaagaagaaggagggaTCATACTTCCCGGAAGAGATTCTGGAAGAAATCTTCTTTAGGTTGCCAAGGAAATCTCTTTTGCGATTTAAATGCCTGAGTAAGTTATTTTATACATTAATTGGTAGCCGCAATTTTCAAAATAGGCATCGCGAGCTATTAAACTTAAAAGACAATCCTTGGGTCGATTTATATGATGACTATAAAAAAAGTAACAGATGGTATACGGTAGATTATAAGTCAGTGTCGTCTTTATTGCCGTTgttagcatcatcatcatcagaagcaACTATGTCATGTGATTGTCATGTATTTGCTGATCGGGTGATGGATTATCCTTCCGTATTTCAAGATTATGATAAAGTTAAAAACTGGTCTTCATATCGTGACTTGCATTGGATAAGTACTACTAAAGGTAGTTGCGaagaattttatatttggaattcGGTGACACAAGGGTGCGAGAAAATACCCATGACACGAGAAGTAAAAATCAAGAATTTAGATGgatatggatttggttatgatAACAAGACTGACGATTACAAACTTGTCATGGTTGCGGCTAACTGGGCTACCAAGTGTTCTGATGTCGAAGTCTATACATTaggaacaaaatcatggagaagAATTGAGAGCATACCTTATTCTCTTGATTACCCCCGTTACTATCTCGAAGGAGTGAAATTTAATGGAGCTCTTCACtggcttgcgcatgcctttgaaGAAGGCTACGTATATACTAAACTGGTCTCTTTTGATATTGTTCATGAGAAATTTGAGGAGTTAGCATTACCAGAAGCACCTATGCCATATTTGGAAGAGCCTTTGGAAGATAATACGTTCAATATGAGGTTGGGAGTATTCGAAGGGTGTTTATGTCTAGTTTTTCATGTTTTTAGTATCCGTGTTGATGTATGGATGATGCAAGAATATGGAGTGAGAGAATCTTGGGTGAAATGTTTTGCTAGTTGCCTGGAGAATTTAACTACTAGCAAACAATCACGATTACTTTGGTATTATTTCAAGAACAGCGAGACTTTATGGAAGGACTATAATTGTGGGGATTTAGTTTTATACGACCCAAACAACAAAATATTTAGAAAATTGATTTTGGATTCTGATTCTGCTAAAGGGGAACTGTAG